A window of Sphingobacterium sp. SRCM116780 contains these coding sequences:
- a CDS encoding endonuclease/exonuclease/phosphatase family protein, whose product MFFQYLQMLWKSLIRKSIRVFLTENKYELLDSKAGNFSMITYNIAGLPQGISAAKTERSTSIEVIGARLNDFDIINIQEDFNYNNQLYQGGNQHHYRSISMGLAIFGDGLDTLSKYPLSNFRRMKWLNRTGSDRLTPKGFTHCSLHLAKGVEIDLYNIHANSQDHIRAAKARRANFNQLATYMRTHSRGKAIILAGDFNAHFDYVEDNLPDFIRETQLTDSWVFLQHDQVIPNIDPRFLCLDSMDIDNESESIDKIMFRSSKEITLIPKNYQVEKKKFVDDQKIPLSDHWPIRVIFDWKLNDSSKV is encoded by the coding sequence ATGTTTTTTCAATACCTGCAGATGCTTTGGAAATCTTTGATCAGAAAAAGTATACGTGTTTTTTTAACTGAAAATAAATATGAATTGCTCGACTCAAAGGCGGGCAATTTTTCTATGATTACCTATAACATAGCAGGTTTACCACAGGGAATCTCAGCCGCTAAAACGGAAAGGTCAACAAGTATAGAAGTGATTGGCGCACGGTTGAATGATTTTGATATCATCAATATTCAAGAAGATTTTAACTACAATAATCAATTATATCAGGGTGGGAATCAACATCATTATCGATCCATCAGCATGGGGCTGGCTATTTTTGGCGATGGGTTAGATACCCTATCCAAATATCCCCTTTCAAATTTTAGACGTATGAAGTGGTTAAATAGAACCGGTTCTGATCGTTTAACCCCAAAGGGATTTACGCATTGCTCTTTGCATTTGGCAAAAGGAGTTGAAATTGATCTGTATAATATCCATGCGAATTCACAGGATCATATCAGAGCCGCCAAAGCGAGAAGAGCTAATTTCAATCAACTGGCAACTTATATGCGTACACATTCCAGGGGTAAGGCCATTATTCTTGCAGGTGATTTTAATGCTCATTTCGATTATGTAGAAGATAATTTGCCAGATTTTATTCGAGAAACGCAACTGACGGATAGTTGGGTTTTCTTGCAGCATGATCAAGTCATCCCGAATATTGATCCTCGTTTTTTATGTTTAGATAGTATGGATATTGATAACGAATCCGAATCAATCGATAAAATTATGTTCAGAAGCAGCAAAGAGATTACATTAATTCCGAAGAACTATCAAGTCGAAAAAAAGAAATTTGTAGATGATCAAAAGATACCTTTATCAGATCATTGGCCTATTCGTGTCATTTTTGATTGGAAGTTAAACGATTCAAGTAAAGTTTGA
- a CDS encoding FKBP-type peptidyl-prolyl cis-trans isomerase: MANATGYLKKLRIEAKKNLIEGEVFLQENAKKDTVVSLPSGLQYEIIAEGTGKRPKLTSVVKCFYHGTLINGTVFDSTEKRKKPVSFPVNEVIAGWTEALQLMQEGSKWRLFIPATLGYGEIGVSKEIGGNATLIFEVELVSVH, from the coding sequence ATGGCAAATGCAACTGGCTATTTAAAAAAACTGCGCATAGAAGCTAAAAAGAACTTAATCGAAGGAGAAGTTTTTCTACAGGAGAATGCCAAGAAGGATACTGTTGTCAGTCTACCATCAGGCTTACAATATGAAATTATAGCGGAGGGAACTGGCAAAAGACCAAAATTAACCAGTGTAGTTAAGTGTTTTTATCATGGAACCTTAATCAATGGAACTGTGTTTGATTCGACTGAAAAGCGGAAGAAACCTGTTTCATTTCCTGTAAATGAAGTAATAGCCGGCTGGACTGAAGCGTTGCAATTGATGCAGGAAGGAAGCAAATGGCGCTTATTTATACCTGCAACGCTCGGTTATGGTGAAATAGGTGTTTCGAAAGAAATCGGAGGAAATGCAACATTGATTTTCGAAGTTGAACTTGTTTCAGTACATTAA
- the folB gene encoding dihydroneopterin aldolase: MKILQTVSLEDVRVFAPIGFYEEEQMLGNEFIVQIQVSFDAGIDDHENLEKTVNYEILYQIIHQVMKPKRKLLESAAHEILQAVHKQFSFAKQIDVAIKKLNPPFGGDFAHSKVSVQYIL; encoded by the coding sequence ATGAAGATATTACAGACTGTTTCTTTAGAAGATGTGCGCGTTTTTGCTCCAATTGGCTTTTATGAGGAAGAACAAATGTTGGGGAATGAATTTATCGTACAGATACAGGTCAGTTTTGATGCAGGTATTGATGATCATGAAAACTTGGAAAAAACGGTTAACTATGAGATCCTATACCAAATCATTCATCAAGTCATGAAACCTAAAAGGAAGCTATTGGAGTCAGCTGCACATGAGATATTACAAGCTGTACATAAGCAATTCTCTTTTGCAAAGCAGATTGATGTAGCAATAAAAAAACTGAACCCTCCATTTGGTGGAGATTTTGCACATTCTAAAGTTTCCGTCCAATATATCCTTTAG
- a CDS encoding DUF6688 family protein, which translates to MEIILIAIVGLIIIVLLSTQFLKKFRKPVSAMEIVMGCLYVLSLFPFALGLLFHSNDYQTAIDPVDSCYIPFGGKHIMTLIFYFITLNIALFALWNKGRRLPPLTLVLAILFLIIGLMVNVFVFIQILGHQTASIDLYKNNDGTGFFIFTPIIILIIGTYVLLCVINEEHTEAKNRVFKNSFLNTCNQFLAKKFDAPIWAIILLFPVLIGVTLILILFGQDINSLIKVFTDTTTWTFSQKMHPPTLEHQGHYLCTVAAKGDPKIVKPIHLGTRYGHTIIVNRQLQIANAFEELIYKSTPKLHHFIRKNYDRYGYNLSRKINTRMRSTVTYILMKPLEWVFLLIIYLFCQQPEELIKKQYRYK; encoded by the coding sequence ATGGAAATTATTTTAATCGCGATTGTAGGTTTAATCATTATAGTACTGCTATCAACACAGTTTTTGAAAAAATTCAGAAAGCCAGTTTCAGCAATGGAGATCGTAATGGGTTGTCTGTACGTCCTCTCTTTATTTCCATTTGCATTGGGTCTATTATTCCATTCCAACGATTATCAAACAGCGATAGATCCTGTTGACAGTTGTTATATCCCTTTTGGAGGGAAACATATCATGACGCTTATTTTTTACTTCATCACGCTTAATATCGCCTTATTTGCCCTTTGGAATAAAGGAAGGAGGCTTCCTCCTTTGACACTCGTTTTAGCCATCCTATTTTTGATCATCGGACTTATGGTCAACGTGTTTGTTTTCATACAGATCTTAGGACACCAAACAGCATCTATTGATCTATACAAAAACAACGATGGCACAGGCTTCTTTATCTTTACACCCATTATTATTTTAATCATCGGTACCTATGTACTGCTATGTGTGATAAACGAAGAACATACGGAAGCGAAAAATCGTGTCTTTAAAAATAGCTTTTTGAACACATGCAACCAGTTTTTAGCGAAAAAATTTGATGCACCGATATGGGCAATCATCTTATTATTTCCTGTACTTATAGGAGTCACGCTTATTCTGATCTTATTTGGACAAGATATCAATTCACTGATTAAAGTTTTTACAGATACCACAACTTGGACCTTTTCACAGAAAATGCATCCGCCCACGCTTGAGCATCAGGGTCATTATTTGTGTACAGTGGCGGCTAAAGGGGACCCAAAAATTGTTAAACCCATTCATTTAGGAACACGATATGGTCATACCATTATCGTCAATAGGCAACTGCAGATCGCAAATGCTTTTGAGGAGCTTATCTACAAGAGCACCCCAAAACTCCATCATTTTATCAGAAAAAATTATGATCGTTATGGGTATAATTTATCCAGAAAGATCAATACTAGAATGAGATCGACCGTTACCTATATTTTGATGAAACCCCTAGAATGGGTATTTCTGCTGATCATCTATCTGTTTTGTCAACAACCAGAAGAACTCATAAAAAAGCAATATCGATATAAATAA
- a CDS encoding DUF1801 domain-containing protein, with amino-acid sequence MGKLVEIKTKPTSSSVEEFIEALSDEQKRKDSFIILDLMKKATKEQPEMWGASMIGFGHVRYKSEATGREVDWFRIGFSPRKANLSLHLGGQIKPHAEALLKLGKHKTGAGCIYINKLADIDLEVLTGIINASATIK; translated from the coding sequence ATGGGCAAATTAGTCGAAATTAAAACCAAACCAACCTCCAGTAGTGTGGAAGAATTTATAGAGGCATTATCGGATGAGCAAAAACGGAAAGATAGTTTCATCATCTTGGATTTAATGAAAAAAGCAACAAAAGAGCAACCAGAAATGTGGGGAGCTTCGATGATTGGTTTTGGTCATGTCCGATATAAAAGCGAGGCTACAGGTCGAGAAGTGGATTGGTTTAGAATAGGGTTCTCCCCTCGTAAAGCCAATCTATCTTTACATCTTGGAGGACAAATAAAGCCACATGCGGAGGCACTTTTAAAATTGGGCAAACATAAAACAGGAGCTGGTTGTATTTATATCAACAAATTGGCCGATATTGATCTGGAAGTGCTGACTGGAATTATCAATGCATCTGCAACTATAAAATAA
- a CDS encoding sigma-54-dependent transcriptional regulator, which translates to MSTILIIDDEEKIRTLLARIISLEGFDVFQASDLKKGLKRLEEQDIDVVICDVKLPDGSGVEMTKTIKEKYPLIEIILLTAYGNIPDGVQAIKNGAFDYITKGDDNNKIIPLVNNATEKVALAKRVQQLEKQLGNRYSFDKIIGKSKAICNAIHLAQRVAVTDTTVLLTGETGTGKEVFAQAIHQASNRHKFNFVALNCAAFSKDLLESELFGHKAGAFTGAIKDQKGLFEEANNGTIFLDEIGEMPIELQAKILRVLETGEFLKIGETKPTRVQVRVIAATNRDLEEEVASDHFRSDLFYRLSVFHIYLPALRERKQDIRLLASYFTQVFSLKANRKELQLSDAYIAALENHDWKGNIRELKNCIERSVILSDTDVLDVAMLPFGRNTTEVGHKILSAFSMASVEKFHIQKVLQHTHGNKAETARLLEIGIATLYRKIEEYKLA; encoded by the coding sequence TTGAGCACGATCCTTATCATTGACGACGAAGAAAAGATTCGTACCCTCTTGGCTAGAATTATTAGCTTAGAAGGTTTTGACGTATTTCAGGCATCTGATCTTAAGAAAGGTCTGAAACGATTGGAAGAGCAGGACATTGATGTTGTTATTTGTGATGTCAAACTCCCCGATGGAAGTGGTGTGGAGATGACAAAAACAATTAAAGAAAAATACCCTTTGATTGAAATCATCCTGCTGACAGCTTATGGTAATATTCCCGATGGTGTACAAGCGATCAAAAATGGAGCTTTTGATTACATCACAAAAGGGGATGATAATAATAAGATTATTCCATTGGTGAACAATGCGACTGAAAAAGTTGCGTTGGCTAAAAGAGTACAACAACTGGAGAAACAACTTGGCAATCGCTATTCCTTTGATAAAATAATAGGCAAGTCAAAAGCGATCTGCAATGCTATTCATTTAGCACAACGTGTAGCCGTGACCGATACGACTGTTTTATTAACAGGAGAAACCGGAACTGGAAAGGAAGTATTTGCGCAAGCGATTCACCAGGCAAGTAACCGTCATAAGTTCAATTTTGTAGCGCTTAATTGTGCGGCTTTTAGTAAAGATTTATTGGAAAGTGAGCTGTTTGGACATAAAGCAGGAGCATTCACAGGCGCGATAAAAGATCAAAAAGGACTTTTCGAAGAAGCGAATAACGGTACTATTTTTTTAGATGAGATTGGAGAAATGCCAATCGAATTGCAGGCTAAAATCTTAAGAGTACTGGAAACAGGAGAGTTTTTGAAAATCGGCGAAACCAAACCAACACGTGTTCAGGTACGTGTTATTGCTGCAACAAATCGGGATTTAGAAGAAGAGGTGGCTAGCGATCATTTCCGCAGCGATTTATTCTATCGGCTCTCTGTATTTCATATCTACTTACCTGCTTTACGAGAACGCAAACAAGATATCCGCTTACTAGCAAGCTATTTCACACAGGTATTTTCGTTAAAGGCGAATAGGAAGGAATTACAACTTTCCGATGCCTACATTGCTGCGCTGGAAAACCATGACTGGAAAGGAAATATACGAGAACTTAAAAATTGTATAGAACGAAGTGTTATTTTATCCGATACCGATGTGTTGGACGTAGCCATGCTTCCATTTGGAAGAAACACGACTGAAGTCGGTCACAAAATACTATCTGCCTTCTCTATGGCAAGTGTAGAAAAATTCCATATTCAAAAAGTATTGCAGCATACCCATGGAAATAAAGCCGAGACAGCTCGACTATTGGAAATCGGAATTGCAACACTCTATCGAAAAATTGAAGAGTATAAATTAGCATAA
- a CDS encoding potassium-transporting ATPase subunit F, whose translation MIALFIVALAVFAYIVYVLLKPEKF comes from the coding sequence ATGATAGCCTTATTTATAGTCGCATTAGCGGTATTTGCGTACATCGTATATGTGCTCCTGAAACCAGAGAAATTTTAA